From the Methanoculleus caldifontis genome, the window CTACTCGGTCGTCAACAACATCCCGAGCATGGTCTTCGTCCGTGAAGTGGAGGGGAACACCTTCGTCTTCGCAAACCATGCCGCAGAGACGTTCCTTGGGAAGACGCAGGAAGCGATGGCCGGGAAGCAGGCCGAGGACCTCTTCCCGCTGGAGATGGCGTCTTTCTTCGCCAACGGCGACCGTGATCTCGCGGAGAGGGCGTTCGCCCTCGAGGAGAAGGCGCACCTCCCCGGCGGGCGGACGCTCTCCATGAAGAAGATCCCGGTCTACAACTCGCACGGCAGGCTGAAGTACATGCTCGGCATCGCCGAGGATATCACCGACCGCGCCGCCGCCGAAGACCTCCTCGTGGCCGAGCGCGACCGGGCGCAGGGCTACCTGGATGCAGCCGGAGTGGTGATCGCGGTCATCGGCGCGGACGGCACCATCGACTTCGTCAACCGGAGGGGGTGCGAGGTTCTCGGCTGCGTCGAGGGGGAGCTTGTGGGGAAGAACTGGTTTGGAACGGCCGTCCCGGAGCGTCTCCGCGACCGGCTCTCCCGGAACTTCGCCCGCCTCGTCGCCGGCGGGCTTGAACCCCCGGCCTTCGAGGAGAGCCCCATCGTCACCCGCGACGGTCGGGAGAAGCCGATCCTCTGGCACAACGCCCTTCTGCGGGACGCGGACGGCAAGGTCGTGGCGATGGTGAGCTCCGGCGAGGAGATCGCGGAGTAATCCCGGCCGGACCTGCGGGTCCGGGCGATAAGTCACCTCTTAAATACGCCGCGGGGCACATAGAGTAATGGTGACAACCTTGGTGGACATAATCTCCCTTGTCCTTATCGCTGTCGTGGTGCTGGTCGTGATCGGCGTCGCGGCGGCAGCCATCGGCATCTACAACCGGTTCTTCTCGCTCAAAAACTCCGCCGAGGCGACCCTCGGACAGGTGAAGGTCGCGATGAAGAAGCGGCTGGACATGATCGAGCAGCTCCTCGGTGCGGTGAAGAGCTACGCAGCCTTCGAGAAGGAGACCCTGACCGGGGTGACCGCGATGCGGGCCCGTGTCGGCAGCGCCGGTCCCGGCGACCTGAACGAACTCGAGCGCGAGTCCCGGTCGGTCCTCGGGCGGCTCATCGCCGTCGCGGAGAACTACCCGGACCTCAAGACCTCGCAGACGGTGAAGGACCTGATGGGCTCGGTGAGAGGGGTCGAGGACGAGATCGCCCGGCACCGCTACACCTACAACAACATCGCCCAGCAGTACAACACCATGACCGATACGATACCCTCGAACCTGATCGCCGGCGTCATGGGCTTTACGAAGCTGCAGTACCTGGAGTTCGGCGAGGAGATCGAGCGCGTCCCGACGATAGCGTTCTGATGAAGTGTGGGCATGACTGAACGGCAGCAGATCATCATCCTTGTTGCCATCACCCTTCTTGCCGGGGTGCTGGCGGTCGCGGGAGCCCTTGCTCTCCCCGACCTTCTCCGGGGCAGCCTGGAAGTCCAGGATTACGATGCCGTCTTTTACGAGAACGGGACGTTCATCGAGCGCTACACCTACGACGTCCGTTCCGCGGGGGAGTACCGGATGCTCTTCCGTTACTGGGACGCACCGCTCACCTTCGCCGCCGTCGACCGGCCGCATATCGAGTTCGTCCAGATGACCGCCCCGCCCGGGACCATCGGTTACGTCAGGAACGCGGAGGGCGAGGTGCGGACGGCCGCCGGGAATCCGAGCCCCTCGGACCTTGCGGTGATCCGGGACCTCGCGTTCGAGAACGAGGTGGGCCTCTACAACCCCGGCTACTTCGCGCCGGGGACCTACACGGTGGAGTACCACTACCGGATCCGGCCGCCGATCGAGCACGACGACCAATGGGCGCACCTGAACCTCCGGCTCGTCGACGAGCATGTCCCCTACCGGAACCTCCGGATCGCCCTGCCGTTCGCCGGGTATATCGAGGAGGTCTACACTCATCCCCCGACCCTCGAGGTCGAGCGGACGGCGGATGCCGTCATCATCACGGGGAGCGCCCCGCAGGGCGACTCTCTGAACGTCGAGATGATCCTCGATCCGGCGTTCATGGAAGAGATCGACGGGTTCCCGCAGTTCGTCTCCGATGTGCGGCAGCAGGCTGCCGACGCCAACCGCTGGTCCCCTCTCCTCTACGGGGCGGCGAGCGTCCTCTACTGGCTTGCGATCCTTCTCGTCCTCCTGATGCCGTTCATCCTTCTCGGCGTGTATATCCGCTACGGCAGGGAGAAACCGTTCACGGTGCCGGAGTACCTGAGTTTCACGCCGAACACCGCGCTCAAGCCCTGGCAGGTGAACCTCCTCTTCAAGGGCGACGCTCTTGAGTTCGATGACAACGGGTTCTACGCGACGGTCCTCGACCTCCACCGGCAGGGGAAGATCGTGGTGACGGAGAAGCCGGAGGGCGGAGGGGTCACGGTCCGGATCGTCTCAGGGGAGTCGACCGATCCCTACGAGCAGCGGGTCCTCAACTTCCTTGCCAACATCGCCGACGACCACGTCGTGGATACCGCCGAACTTACGGCGCTCGCCGAGACCGCCCGGCGGAGCCCGGGTTACCAGCACCGGATCATGCAGTATCAGCAGTCGCTCACCGCTCTCTCCCGGAATGTGGACACCACGCTCTCCCGGCGGTATATCCGCGACGGCCGCGAGCTCGTCCTTCCGCTCGTCTTCCTCGGGGCCATCCCCTGCGGGCTTGCGATCCTCGCGTTCATCCTGGCGCCGGGTGCGGTCAATCTTCTGATCCCGGCCGGCATCCTCTTCTTCATCGTCGCGGTCCAGGTCGGGATCGCGGCCCTCTTCCCCTCGACCCTTTTTGGGATCTGGAAGGACGACCACTACAAGGAGAAACTCGAGTGGGACGCGTTCGCCTACTTCCTCTCGGACCTCGCCCTGATCCGGCAGTACTCTCCTGCCGACCTCTCGATGTGGGGCGAATGGCTGGTCTACGCGACCGCCCTCGGCCTCGGCGATAAGGTCGAGCAGGCGATGAAGAACTTGAACATCAGCCTCCCGGACGTCGGGGTGCCGCTCTACTCGAATATGCCGATGATCTTTGCTCCCATCGTCCTCTTCTCCCCGCCCTCGAGCGGCGGCGGCTTCGGTGGCGGCGGCGGCGGGTCGTTTGGGGGCGGCGGCGGCTTCGGCGGCGGCGGCGTCGGGGGACGCTGACGCTCCCCCCTCCCTCTCATTCGCACCTGACGGTGCTCAAACTCCGGCCCTTTGGCCTATCGCCCCTCGCACCTGACAGTGCTCAAACTCCGGCCCTTTGGCCTATCGCCCCTCGCACCTGACAGTGCTCAAACTCCGGCCCTTTGGCCTATCGCCCCTCGCACCTGACAGTGCTCAAACTCGCTTCGCTCGCCCTTCGCGGCTTCGCGCCTTCGCGTGAGCTTGACGACAGAGGCATTAACGAAGTCTCACGCGAAGCCGCGAAGAACGCGAAGAGAAGGAGGAAGTTAACCGGCACTCGCGACTCTCAGACCTTAGCGCGAGGTTACGTTACAATACAGCCCCCGGAGCCTGTCACCATACCCGGAGAGCCACAAGATGCGGCCCCTCTTCTCCCGGCCGGTATACGGCTCTCCCGGCCGATGGGTCCGAATATTATCGTAGTTAAGGCAATTTACTTACCTGCCGGGGGAGAATGTATCTCTGTTGATGCATATGACGCGAGCATATCCGGGCTATCCGGTTATCCTTCTTACACTCCTCGGCGCCGTCATCGCCTGCGGGTGCATGGCCGCCGGCGGAGAGGATCTGCCGGCCGACCGTATCTCCGGGAACGGGACGGTCACATACGTCGATCTCGAGGGCGGGTTCTACGGTATCGTCGGAGAGGGCGGACGCTACCTCCCCGTGAATCTGCCCGAAGAGTTCCGGCAGGACGGTCTCCGGGTCAGGTTCGTCGCCGATCCCCTGAAGGACACGGCGACCCTCCAGCAGTGGGGGACGCCGGTCGAGATCGTCGAGATCGAGACAGCCGATACCCGCCGCACGGTCGCGGCGAACGGCACGATCACCTATGTCGACCTCGAGGGCGGGTTCTACGGGATCGTCGACGATGAAGGGCGACGTTTCCTCCCCCAGGACCTCCCTGAGGAGTACCGGGTCGACGGTATCCGGGTGGCCTTCAGTGCCGATGTGCTGGACGGGGGGGCCGGGATCCATATGTGGGGGACCCCGGTGACCCTCTCCTCCATCGAGCGGATCGACGGGGTCCTGCTCGTATCGGGGAACGGCACGATCACCTACGTCGACCTTGAAGGCGGGTTTTACGGGCTCCTTGCCGACGACGGGAGACGGTATCTTCCGCTTGACCTGAACGAGACCTGGCAGGTGGACGGTGTGAACGTCACCTTCGTCGGCCGGGTGCTGGAGGATGTCGCGACCATCCAGCAGTGGGGCGTCCCGGTCGAGGTCCTCGCCATCGATTCGGCCGGCAACACGACCTATGTCGCGGAGACCGGGACGGTCACTTACGTCGATCTCGAGGGCGGGTTCTACGGGATCGTCACCGACGGCGGCGAACGCTTTCTCCCGCTCAACCTGAACGAGACCTGGCGGGTCGACGGGATGAGGATCGCCTTCGCCGGCAAGATCGCCCGCGATGTCGCGACCATCCAGCAGTGGGGGACTCCGGTCGAGATCATCGCCGTCCCCTGGTCGTGTGCGACATGCGGCGTGAGCGCCGGCATCGCCGACCCGGCCGCTGTCTGGTGTATCGAACAGGGTTACGCCTATGAGACCCGGAAGAACCCCGACGGCAGCGAATACGGTGTCTGCATCCTTACAAACGGCACCGCTGTCGACGCCTGGGACCTCTACCGGCAGAACCACTAACTCTTTTTTACGGCCCCTTGCCCGGGCGCAAAACGAGCTGTTTTTCCCCTCGCGCGCTGAGAACTGAACCATGGACGTTTCGGTCAGCGAGCGGGACGATACGGCAATCGTATCGGTGGACGGCAGAATCGATGCGGAATCGGCGGAACGCCTGGATAAGGCGATAGGCGGAGTGCTGGCACGCGGCGGGCGAAAGGTGCTCGTGAACCTGGAGAAAGCGGCTTACATGAGCAGCAGCGGTCTGAGGGTCCTGCTCGGGAAGATGCGCGACCTGCGGCGGACGGACGGCGATCTGGCGCTCTGCTCGGTCCGGCCCGAGGTCTACCAGGTCTTCCTGCTCGCGGGGGTGCACGAGGTCTTCCCGATCTACGTGGGCCTCGACGAGATCTTCGACGAGCGGGATGAGGAGAAGCAGGAGTCGCCGTGACGGACGGCCTGATCCGCATCCTCCGCGACGGCAGCAGTGCCGACCGGATGGCCGCGTCGGCGGCACTCGCCGCCCTCGGCCCGGCCGCCCTGCCTGCCCTCTTCTCCGCACTCGACGATCCCGACCCCCGCCTCCGGATGTGGGCGGCCTACACCCTCGGCACGATCGGGGATAAGCGGGCGGCCCCGGCGCTCACGCGGGCGCTTGAGGACGGCGACCCGGGTGTCGCGAAGTGGGCGGCCGACGCCCTCCGCCGGGTCGGGGCCGGGGGCTGCGGCTGCCGGTTCTGTTAATCTCCTCTAGCGACGACGGCCGGCAAGGATGACGGCGAGACCGAGCGCGGCTATGGCTGCTGCAACCGGGAGCGGGGCTGCGGTCGGCGTCGGGGTGGTTGCCGGAACCATCGTCTCCGTCACCGTCACCGTCGGGGTCACGGTCGGCGTCGGGGTGGCCGCCGGGGTCGTGGGCACCGGCGTCGGTGTCGCTGTCGGGGTCGGGGTCACGGCGGGCGTCGGCGTCGGGGTGGCATCGACCCCGACACGGTTGCCCACCGTGAAGGTCACCGGCTCGGAGTCGGGAGCAGAGGCGTCGAAGGCCGCCGGCGTCCTCCAGACGGCCCGGGCGGTGTAGGTCCCGTATTCACGGAGGCCGGAGAGCTCGATCGGGCCCGGTCGTCCCGGATCGTCGGTGTAGAACCGGGTCGAGCTGACGTTCTGCCCGGCAAGGTTGACCCCGCTGATGACGGTGCTCTCCGCACCGCCCGGCGTGGTGAGCACGATATCGACCGTCGCCGGGTAGGCGCCGCCCGCCTGGTAGAAGGACCCGACGTCCGGGGACGTCACCCTGAACGCGATCCGGGTGTTTCGCGAAACGGTGAGCCCGGCCAGCGGTTCGTGGTGGTAGGGGCTTGCGAGCACCACGTCAAGGAAGATCTGCGGCTCCCGGATAAAGACGAGCGCCCTCGCTCCGTCCTGGGGGTTGTAGGCGTGGTAGGTCCCGAACTCCCCGTTCACCAGGAAGTCCTGGACCGTGAAACTGGTGTCGTCGGCGACCGGGATGCTCTTCAAGAGCGCCCGGTCGGGGTTGCCGTCCTGGTACCTCTGGAGGGCCGTGATGGGATTATTCGTGGTCGCGTTCCGGAGCTGCGAGAGATCGAGCCCCTCTTCGTGGATGAAGATGGTGTCGTAGGGCTGGATCTCGTTGATCGCCGGCCCGCGGGCCCCGGCCTCTCCGGCACAGAGGGCGAGAAGGCAGACGGCGAGGAGGATGACGAGGCCTCGCCTGCGGATCCACTCTGATGTCATGATATCCCGTGTGCTGATTCTGCTGATATACCTTGGTGCGGCGAGGCTCTGCCGGCTTCTCTGCGGCCCGACTCCTCATTACTGCTGGTATGAGCCCTTTTTGCCCGATGCGTTCCAAACCGGTTGCAATTTCAATTCCGCACCCTTAAATAATTCCTTCCCCCAGTTGTGATGATGAAAAAGGTCGCCTTTATCGTTGCATCCTTCCTTGTCTTCCTCGCGATCCTGGCGCTCCCCATCGATCCCGGCCTCCTCGCCCCTGAGGCAAAGTCCGTCGCGGCGGTCACCGTGCTGATGATCCTCTTCTGGGTCACGGGCGTCATCCCGCATGAGGCGACCGCCCTGCTCCCGCTGGTCCTCTTCCCGGCCCTCGGGGTCCTCTCCCCGGTGAAGGTGGCGGAGTCATACGGCAACGAGGTGATCTTCCTCTTCCTCGGCGGATTCATCATCGCGATGTCGATGCAGCGGTGGAACCTGCACCGGCGGATCGCGCTGCATATCATCCGGGTCGTGGGGACGAGCCCGCGCCGCCTGGTGCTCGGGTTCATGCTCGCAACCGCGTTCCTCTCGATGTGGATCTCGAATACCGCGACGGCCATGATGATGATCCCGATCGCGGTCGCGATCATCCTGACGATCATCCCCGGGACCGACCGGGCGCTTGAGCTGCTCGAGGGAGAAGAGCAGTCGCTCGCACGGTGCCTGATCATCTCCATCCCCTACGCGGCGAGCATCGGGGGGATCGCCACGATCATCGGCTCGCCTCCGAACGGGATCTTCATCTCCCAGCTTGAGGCGATCTTTCCCGACGCACCCACGATAGACTTCTTCACCTGGATGAAGTTCGGCGTTCCCTTCGCCCTGACCTTCCTCCTCATCGCCTGGCTCTGGCTCACCCGGGTCCCCTACCGCCGGATGCTGACGACGCTGCCGAGCGCCCGGGGGATCATCCGGTCGGAGCTCGCGAAACTCGGTCCGATCTCGAAGGGCGAGCGGTGGACGCTCATCGTCTTCACCCTGACGGCTCTCGCCTGGATCTTTGCGCAGACCAAGGATATCGGCGGAGTGGTCATTCCCGGCCTCGACATGCTCTTCCCCGGCATCAAGGACTCTACCATCGCGATCTTCGGGGCGCTCCTCCTCTTCCTTCTCCCGATCGACGCCAAAAAGGGCGTCTTCACCATGAACTGGGAGTGGGCGGTGAAGATCCCCTGGGGTATCCTCCTCCTCTTCGGCGGCGGTATCGCCCTCTCGAACGGGTTCATCCAGAGCGGGCTTGCCGCGACGATCGTCGAGTCCCTCACCCTCATTCACGGCCTTCCGATCGTCCTCCTGCTCCTCGTCGTGGCGCTGGGGGTCTCGCTTGCGACGGAGGTCTCCTCGAACACCGCGATGGCCGCCGTCCTGATGCCGATCATGGCGGTCACGGCGATCAGCGTGGGGATCAACCCGGTCATCCTGATGCTGACCGCCGCGGCTTGCGCCTCGATGGCGTTCATGCTCCCGGTCGCCACCCCGCCGAACGCCGTCGCCTTCGGGAGCGGCTACATATCGGCAAAAGACCTGCTCCGGTCGGGCTGGGCGCTTGACATCATCGGCGTCGTGCTCTGGACGGCTTTCCTCTTCACGGTCGTCCTCTGGGCGACCGGGGTCCCCCTCGATATCCCTGCCTGGGCGCTCTGATCCCCCCGGCACCTATTTTATCCCGGGCGCCCATCCCGCCCGGATGGCAGACGATCGGTATTACAGCCCGGCGATGGAGACGCTCCCGCGAGCGGATCTCGATGCGCTCGTCGACGAGCGGATCCAGGCCACCGTCCGGTACGCGGCGGAGCATTCCCCCTTCTACCGCCGGTGGTTCGAACGACATAAGATCCGTCCGGAGGCGATCCGGGATCACGAGGACCTCCGCGACCTCCCCATCATCTCCGGGGCGACGATCCGGCGTTACCAGCCCCCGAACACCCCCGAGTTCTGTTTCAGGAGCGTCCCCTGGGATGCGGTCTTCACGGTCAACGAGACCTCGGGGACGAGCGGGGTCCCGAAGAGTTTCTTCCTCACCTGGGAGGACTGGGAGCGGTATGCCGGGAAGTACGCCCGGCTCTTCGTCTCGCAGGGTTTTGAACGGGGCGACCGGGTGGTGGTCTGCGCATCCTACGGGATGAACGTCGGGGCGAACACCATGACGCTCGCCGCCCGGGATCTCGGGGTGACGGTCATCCCGGAGGGGAAGTGCACCTTCCCGGTCAGGGTGATGGCGCACTACCGCCCGACGGCGGTGATCGGGAGCGTCTTCAAGCTCCTCCGGCTCGCCCGCCGGATGGAGGCGGAGGGGATCCCGCCGCAGGAGGCGGGCGTCAAGCGCCTCGTCGTCGGCGGCGAGAGCTTTGCCCCGGAGTCCCGGCGCTACCTGGAAGAGGTCTGGGGCTGCCCGGTCTACAACACCTACGGGAGCACCGAGGGAACGATGTGCGGGGAGTGCACCCGCCAGGCCGGGCTTCACGTCCCCGAAGACCTGGTCCACTTCGACCTCTACGACCCCCGGATGGAGCGGTTCGCCCCGGACGGCGAGAGCGGCCGGCTGGTCTATACGACGCTCCTCGAGCCGGGCAGGAGGGCGGGGACGCTCCTCATCAATTACGACACGGAGGATACCTGCCGGGTCGTCTCCCGGGAGCGGTGCGCATGCGGGCGGACGCATATGCGGATCGAGAACCCCCGGCGCGAGGCGGAGACGGTCCTGGTCGCCGGAGTCCCGCTCAACCGGGTGGACGTGGAGGCGGCGGTCTTCGCGCCGGAGCATATGGCCTCGCTGAACGGGGAGTACGAGGCATTCATCTACGGCGGCGAAGAGGCGGGGGAGACCGTTCTCCGGGTGAGCATGGAGACCCTCGATCCGGCTGGCGCCGACCCGCGCGAGGTCGAGGAGACGTTCCTTGCCGCCCTCTTCCGGTCGGTGCCGGCCCTTGCAGAGGCCTACGAAGACGGGACACTCCGTGTCCTCTGCACCCTCACGCCGCCGGGAGGGCTCGAGCTCCACCGGGTGCCCGGCCGGCCGAAGCGGATCGTGGACCGGCGGTGAAGCGCCAGAGAGCCAGGCGAAGGACTGAGAGGCGTGACGCGATCTCACGCGAAGCCGCGAAGGCGCGAAGTCATTGGGGTTTTTAGCACCCGCTTTCGCGTTCTTCGCGGCTTCGCGTGA encodes:
- a CDS encoding LemA family protein, with the protein product MVTTLVDIISLVLIAVVVLVVIGVAAAAIGIYNRFFSLKNSAEATLGQVKVAMKKRLDMIEQLLGAVKSYAAFEKETLTGVTAMRARVGSAGPGDLNELERESRSVLGRLIAVAENYPDLKTSQTVKDLMGSVRGVEDEIARHRYTYNNIAQQYNTMTDTIPSNLIAGVMGFTKLQYLEFGEEIERVPTIAF
- a CDS encoding DUF2207 domain-containing protein, translating into MTERQQIIILVAITLLAGVLAVAGALALPDLLRGSLEVQDYDAVFYENGTFIERYTYDVRSAGEYRMLFRYWDAPLTFAAVDRPHIEFVQMTAPPGTIGYVRNAEGEVRTAAGNPSPSDLAVIRDLAFENEVGLYNPGYFAPGTYTVEYHYRIRPPIEHDDQWAHLNLRLVDEHVPYRNLRIALPFAGYIEEVYTHPPTLEVERTADAVIITGSAPQGDSLNVEMILDPAFMEEIDGFPQFVSDVRQQAADANRWSPLLYGAASVLYWLAILLVLLMPFILLGVYIRYGREKPFTVPEYLSFTPNTALKPWQVNLLFKGDALEFDDNGFYATVLDLHRQGKIVVTEKPEGGGVTVRIVSGESTDPYEQRVLNFLANIADDHVVDTAELTALAETARRSPGYQHRIMQYQQSLTALSRNVDTTLSRRYIRDGRELVLPLVFLGAIPCGLAILAFILAPGAVNLLIPAGILFFIVAVQVGIAALFPSTLFGIWKDDHYKEKLEWDAFAYFLSDLALIRQYSPADLSMWGEWLVYATALGLGDKVEQAMKNLNISLPDVGVPLYSNMPMIFAPIVLFSPPSSGGGFGGGGGGSFGGGGGFGGGGVGGR
- a CDS encoding putative hemolysin, with the protein product MTRAYPGYPVILLTLLGAVIACGCMAAGGEDLPADRISGNGTVTYVDLEGGFYGIVGEGGRYLPVNLPEEFRQDGLRVRFVADPLKDTATLQQWGTPVEIVEIETADTRRTVAANGTITYVDLEGGFYGIVDDEGRRFLPQDLPEEYRVDGIRVAFSADVLDGGAGIHMWGTPVTLSSIERIDGVLLVSGNGTITYVDLEGGFYGLLADDGRRYLPLDLNETWQVDGVNVTFVGRVLEDVATIQQWGVPVEVLAIDSAGNTTYVAETGTVTYVDLEGGFYGIVTDGGERFLPLNLNETWRVDGMRIAFAGKIARDVATIQQWGTPVEIIAVPWSCATCGVSAGIADPAAVWCIEQGYAYETRKNPDGSEYGVCILTNGTAVDAWDLYRQNH
- a CDS encoding STAS domain-containing protein — translated: MDVSVSERDDTAIVSVDGRIDAESAERLDKAIGGVLARGGRKVLVNLEKAAYMSSSGLRVLLGKMRDLRRTDGDLALCSVRPEVYQVFLLAGVHEVFPIYVGLDEIFDERDEEKQESP
- a CDS encoding HEAT repeat domain-containing protein; the encoded protein is MTDGLIRILRDGSSADRMAASAALAALGPAALPALFSALDDPDPRLRMWAAYTLGTIGDKRAAPALTRALEDGDPGVAKWAADALRRVGAGGCGCRFC
- a CDS encoding DUF3821 domain-containing protein; the encoded protein is MTSEWIRRRGLVILLAVCLLALCAGEAGARGPAINEIQPYDTIFIHEEGLDLSQLRNATTNNPITALQRYQDGNPDRALLKSIPVADDTSFTVQDFLVNGEFGTYHAYNPQDGARALVFIREPQIFLDVVLASPYHHEPLAGLTVSRNTRIAFRVTSPDVGSFYQAGGAYPATVDIVLTTPGGAESTVISGVNLAGQNVSSTRFYTDDPGRPGPIELSGLREYGTYTARAVWRTPAAFDASAPDSEPVTFTVGNRVGVDATPTPTPAVTPTPTATPTPVPTTPAATPTPTVTPTVTVTETMVPATTPTPTAAPLPVAAAIAALGLAVILAGRRR
- a CDS encoding SLC13 family permease, translating into MMKKVAFIVASFLVFLAILALPIDPGLLAPEAKSVAAVTVLMILFWVTGVIPHEATALLPLVLFPALGVLSPVKVAESYGNEVIFLFLGGFIIAMSMQRWNLHRRIALHIIRVVGTSPRRLVLGFMLATAFLSMWISNTATAMMMIPIAVAIILTIIPGTDRALELLEGEEQSLARCLIISIPYAASIGGIATIIGSPPNGIFISQLEAIFPDAPTIDFFTWMKFGVPFALTFLLIAWLWLTRVPYRRMLTTLPSARGIIRSELAKLGPISKGERWTLIVFTLTALAWIFAQTKDIGGVVIPGLDMLFPGIKDSTIAIFGALLLFLLPIDAKKGVFTMNWEWAVKIPWGILLLFGGGIALSNGFIQSGLAATIVESLTLIHGLPIVLLLLVVALGVSLATEVSSNTAMAAVLMPIMAVTAISVGINPVILMLTAAACASMAFMLPVATPPNAVAFGSGYISAKDLLRSGWALDIIGVVLWTAFLFTVVLWATGVPLDIPAWAL
- the ftsA gene encoding coenzyme F390 synthetase, whose protein sequence is MADDRYYSPAMETLPRADLDALVDERIQATVRYAAEHSPFYRRWFERHKIRPEAIRDHEDLRDLPIISGATIRRYQPPNTPEFCFRSVPWDAVFTVNETSGTSGVPKSFFLTWEDWERYAGKYARLFVSQGFERGDRVVVCASYGMNVGANTMTLAARDLGVTVIPEGKCTFPVRVMAHYRPTAVIGSVFKLLRLARRMEAEGIPPQEAGVKRLVVGGESFAPESRRYLEEVWGCPVYNTYGSTEGTMCGECTRQAGLHVPEDLVHFDLYDPRMERFAPDGESGRLVYTTLLEPGRRAGTLLINYDTEDTCRVVSRERCACGRTHMRIENPRREAETVLVAGVPLNRVDVEAAVFAPEHMASLNGEYEAFIYGGEEAGETVLRVSMETLDPAGADPREVEETFLAALFRSVPALAEAYEDGTLRVLCTLTPPGGLELHRVPGRPKRIVDRR